From a single Streptomyces rubradiris genomic region:
- a CDS encoding alpha/beta hydrolase translates to MANPSRLRATALTTSAVLLFAALTGCGGDSEDGDLTHQRLDWKDCPVPSEAEGGGSAPSPLPNGTEWQCATMKAPLDWAEPEGDTIGIALIRARAGGPADRRIGSLVFNFGGPGGSGVTTLPAFGPDYAALGTRYDLVSFDPRGVGRSAPVKCESDARLDEFFQQDATPDDGAERTELLRRTRQFNAACEQNSQKILPHVRTTDAARDMDLMRQVLGDRKLHYFGISYGTELGGVYAHLFPKNVGRAVFDAVVDPTQNAEQSALGQAKGFQLALDNFAEDCTSKTTECPIGDTPQEVKERIAKLLADLEKKPIPGISPRELTQTAATNGIAQSLYSKDFWEYLTEGLEEAYDGDGRILMLLSDSMNGRSENGEYSNLTAANAAINCSDDRARYTVDHVQRRLPRFRAASELFGDYLAWGLISCTDWAVPGAADHPEVSARGSAPILVIGNTGDPATPYEGAKKMVNALGKGVGVELTYRGQGHGAYDSKNKCVQRAVNGYLLDGKVPKAGLVCS, encoded by the coding sequence ATGGCGAACCCCTCCCGGCTGCGCGCCACCGCGCTGACCACCTCCGCTGTGCTGCTCTTCGCCGCGCTGACCGGCTGCGGCGGCGACTCCGAGGACGGGGATCTCACCCACCAGCGGCTGGACTGGAAGGACTGCCCGGTCCCGTCCGAGGCGGAGGGCGGCGGCAGCGCCCCCTCGCCGCTGCCGAACGGCACCGAGTGGCAGTGCGCCACCATGAAGGCGCCGCTGGACTGGGCCGAGCCCGAGGGCGACACGATCGGCATCGCCCTGATCCGCGCCCGGGCCGGCGGCCCCGCGGACCGCCGGATCGGCTCGCTGGTGTTCAACTTCGGCGGCCCCGGCGGCAGCGGCGTCACCACGCTGCCCGCGTTCGGCCCGGACTACGCGGCCCTCGGCACCCGCTACGACCTGGTCAGCTTCGACCCGCGCGGGGTCGGCCGCAGCGCGCCGGTCAAGTGCGAGAGCGACGCCCGGCTGGACGAGTTCTTCCAGCAGGACGCCACCCCGGACGACGGCGCCGAACGCACCGAGCTGTTGCGGCGCACCCGGCAGTTCAACGCGGCCTGCGAGCAGAACTCCCAAAAGATCCTGCCGCACGTGCGCACCACCGACGCGGCCCGCGACATGGACCTGATGCGCCAGGTCCTCGGCGACCGCAAACTGCACTACTTCGGCATCTCCTACGGCACCGAACTCGGCGGCGTCTACGCCCACCTGTTCCCCAAGAACGTCGGCCGGGCCGTCTTCGACGCCGTCGTCGACCCCACCCAGAACGCCGAACAGAGCGCGCTGGGCCAGGCGAAGGGCTTCCAGCTCGCCCTGGACAACTTCGCCGAGGACTGCACCTCCAAGACCACGGAATGCCCGATCGGCGACACCCCGCAGGAAGTGAAGGAGCGCATCGCGAAACTGCTCGCCGATCTGGAGAAGAAGCCCATCCCGGGCATCTCCCCGCGCGAGCTGACCCAGACCGCCGCCACCAACGGCATCGCGCAGTCCCTGTACTCGAAGGACTTCTGGGAGTACCTGACCGAGGGGCTGGAAGAGGCCTACGACGGCGACGGCAGAATCCTCATGCTGCTGTCCGACTCGATGAACGGCCGCAGCGAGAACGGGGAGTACAGCAATCTCACCGCGGCGAACGCCGCCATCAACTGCTCCGACGACAGGGCGCGGTACACCGTGGACCACGTCCAGCGGCGGCTCCCCCGGTTCCGCGCCGCGTCCGAGCTGTTCGGGGACTACCTGGCCTGGGGCCTGATCAGCTGTACGGACTGGGCGGTGCCCGGCGCCGCAGACCATCCCGAGGTGAGCGCGCGGGGGTCGGCGCCCATCCTCGTCATCGGCAACACCGGCGACCCGGCCACCCCGTACGAGGGCGCGAAGAAGATGGTGAACGCGCTCGGCAAGGGCGTCGGCGTCGAGCTGACGTACAGGGGCCAGGGGCACGGGGCCTACGACAGCAAGAACAAGTGCGTGCAGCGCGCGGTGAACGGCTACCTGCTGGACGGGAAGGTGCCGAAAGCCGGCCTGGTCTGCTCCTGA